TGGTGATGTACTGACGGTTGCCACGGAAATCGGCGAAGCCCAGCGTCGCCTCATCCACCGGCTTCAGGAAACCCGCCGGCCCGCCCCGGTACTGGACATAGGGCCAGCCGGTCTCAGAGACGCTGGCGAGGTAGAAGCCGTCGCGCCCGGCGATATAGGCCAGCTCCGGCGGACCGAGGCGCTGGCTGGGCGCCCCCTCCTGCGCATCGCCACGCGCGCCGAACCGCGCCCACTGGGCCGCGCTGCCATAATGCTCCTGCGCCGCCCGCACCGAGGGCGTGGCGGCGATGTCGAGATATTTGCTGCCCATCTGCCTTCTATCCTCGCCGCCGGCGTCCCGGCGGCTCTCGCGTCCGGACCGCTCAGTTCTGCAGCGCCCAGTCGGCCACCTGCCAGCGCATCTGTCCACGGTCATTGACGATGCGCCCGAGACCGGGGAACGGCATGTGGGTGGCGGCGATCAGCGTGTTGTCCGAGGCCGCGCGCGAAAAGAAGCGCTCGCGCATCGCCTGCGCCGCCGGCCGGTCCTGCTCGAACAGGAAGAAGACATCGGTCGCCCCCGGATGCACCACCGGAAACACCATGTCGGACACCATGATGAGGCTCTTGCCGCCATCGGCCACCCGCACGCCGATATGGCCGGGCGTATGGCCGGTGAGGTCGACGATAGAGATGCCCGGCGCGATCTCGCGCTCGCCGTCGATGGCCTGCAGCTTGGGATAGAGGCGCACCACCTCTTCCGCCATGCGGAAGCTGGTCTGGAGATAATCCGGCGCCCCCGCGCGCTTGGCCGGATCGGTCCAGTGCTTCACGTCGCGCCGGTCGATGAACAGCTCGGCATTGGGGTAGTTGTTCTTCCCGCCCAGCACCAGCCCGCCCATATGGTCCTGATGCAGATGGGTGACGATCACCGCGTCGATCTGGTCGGGGCGAAGCCCGATGGCGGCAAGCGCCTGCGGCAGCGCGCCGGTCTTGCCGATGGAGCCGGCCGCGCCGGTGTCGATCAGGATGCGGCGCGTGCCATCCTCGATCAGATACTGGTTGAACAGGAAGCGCACGCCGCTTGGCCGCGCCACGAACTGCGCCACCGCCTCCTGCTCCACCTGCGCGGCCGTCTGGCCGGGAAAATAGGTGTAAGGCATGTCGGCATAGCCGTCGGTGAGCGCGGTCACGGTGAAGCGGCCGATGGTGATCTGCGCGAGCGGCGTCACCGTCGCCACTCCGGCGCTGGCGGCCGTCGCCGAGGTCGCCGCCAGACTGGCGGTTGGCGTGAGAAGCGGCAGCAGGCCGCCGCCGACGATGCCGAGAGGAAGGCCGGTCGCAAAGGCACGGCGGGAAAGGTGAGGCATGGTGCCCTCCGTCTGATCCACGACTCGGCGCAGAGCGCGATCCCAGACGCGGCCCCACCCGGCTGGCTCTGACGCTAGGACATCCAGAACATGCGCAGTATCCTGTGATTCTGGAAGCTGTCCTCTCACTATTCGGAAGGCTCATGGATCGGTTCGAGGCGATGTCCGTGCTCATGGCCGTGGTGGAGGCCGGCAGCCTATCGGCCGGCGCGCGGCGCCTGAACGCCCCGCTCGCCACGATCAGCCGCAAGGTCACCGAACTCGAGCAGCATCTCGGCACGCGGCTTCTGGTGCGCAGCAGCCGCGGGTTGACGCTCACCGATGCCGGCCGCGCCTTTGTCGCCGCCTCCCGCCGGATTCTGGAGGATCTGGAGGCGGCCGAGCGGCAGGCCGCGGGCGAATACAGCGCGCCACGCGGCTGGCTGCAGGTCACCGCGCCCATCTCTTTCGGCGAGCGCCATCTGCTTCCGGTCGCGCTGGCGTTCCTCGCCGAACAGCCGGAGATCGACCTGCGGCTCATGCTGGCCGACCGGCAGATCAATCTGGCGGATGAGCATGTGGATATCGCGCTGCGCATCGGCCATCTCGCGGACAGTTCGCTGATCGCGACGCGCGTCGGGGCGGTACGCCGGGTCATCTGCGCCAGCCCCGCCTATCTCGCGCGGCGCGGCGTGCCCCATCAGCCGGAAGATCTCGCCGGGCATGACGGCATCAGCTTCCAGGGTTTCGCCGTCGCGCCGGAATGGCGCTACCGGCGCGACAGCGCGGCCTTCGCCGTCGAGCCACGCCCCCGGCTGGCGGTGAACACGACGGAAGCAGCCATCCAGGCGGCGCTGGCGGGCCTGGGGATTATCCGTGTGCTGTCCTATCAGGTGGCGGATGAGCTTCGCGCGGGCCGGTTGCAGGAGCTGCTGCCGACATTCGCTCCGGAACCGCTGCCCGTGAACCTCATCTACCCGGAAGCCGGCCTTATGCCGTTGAAGGTCCGCTGCTTCATGGACTGGGCCGTGCCCCGCCTGCGCGCGCGCCTCGCCGATCTCGGCTAGCCCCCGCGAGGGGACCGGACGGGCGATCTCGCAACGGAGGGCATTAGCGGGATGCTGTTCTGGTCGCTCCCAAAAGCCCGCGCGCCCGACGCGAAAGGAACGCTCATGGCCACCGCCGAGCCGGACTACGATCAGCTTCTGCGCGCCAATCTCGAGCGCGTCTTCAACGAGCGCGATGATGAGGCGCGGGCACGGGCGATCGACGCGCTCTTTGCCGCCGATCCCGTAATGTATGAGCCGGACAATATCGTGGAAGGCCGCGCCGCGGTCTCCGCCATTGCCGGCAAGCTTCTGGAACAGTTCGGCCCCACTTTCCGCTTCACCGCCACCGGCCGCGCCGTTGGCCATCACGGCCTCGCGGTGCTGCGCTGGGAAGCCGGCCCGGCGGGCGGTCCCGTCGCCGTCACCGGCACGGATGCCGCACGGATCGTCGACGGGCGCATAGCGGAGCTGTGGGTTTTGTTGAACGCGCCCGAAGTCTGAGGGCCGGGGCTCCCGCCGCCTCGGTGGGCGAAACAGCGGGGCCGTCGGCGCGCGTCAGGCGGCGGTCTTGACCGCGCCATCCTTCATCCGGGCGGCGAGCGACTGCGTCGCGCCAAGGCTGAACAGATGCGCGTAGATCGCCCCGAGGAAGTTCAGCCGGCGCAATTCCAGCAGCGCCGCCTCGGAAATCGCCGCGAACTTGGCCTCGTCCACGATGAAGAGGCCGTGGACGCTGGCGCTCGCGCCTTCAGGCGTCTTCACGTCGAGGGTGACGCTGCGCAGCAGGTCGAACTCCCCAAGCTTGGCGCAGAGCTGCTCGGTGCGCTTGGCGGCGCCGGCATATTCCGTCACCAGCTTCACCGTCGCGTTCAGGGCCGGCGTCGCCTTGCCCTCGTCGTCGAACAGGCGCTCGACGCCCTCCCCCACGCCGAAGCCGGCATGGCCGGTGTCGACGCAGATCAGCGGGTCGCCCGCCGGCCGCTCGCCGAGGATGAACGGGAAGCGCCGCAGATAGGCCGGCAGATACCCTCCGTTCCAGCGTCCTTCGCTGATGAACAGGTTGCTCTGCGCCTTCAGCCCGCACAGGAACACGGCCGAGTGGCCGGTGCCGGCGGGGGCGAAAACGATGGGAATCTCGCGCGCCGCCGCGGCAAACTCCTCGGCCACCGCCGGGATGATGTGGGCGCGGGCCGCGAAGCCGAAGCGGTCGGCGGCGGTCGAGACGCCATGCGCCCGATGCGCCTGGCTGTCGAGCGGAACGACCGAGGAGTAGAAGAGCGGCAAGTCGGACATGGGGGTCTCGGCTCTGGGAACGGGGAACGAGCGCCAGCGGTAGATCCGTAGCGCCTCCGTTTTAGCGTAGCTCCGCCCACCTTGTCCTGCCAAACAGCGACGAGCCCCCAGCCGGCGCCCGCCGCCCGCTTGCGGGTGCCGGCGCTTGTCGCCATAGTCGCGCCACGGATTCCCGGCCTCGATACGCCCCGTCCGGCACCGATCGCGGCGCCCGGTGGAACGTGTTGTGCGCGGGATGCCCTCCCGCCCGAGCGACCGCATGCCCCGCAAGCCACAAAACATCCTCTACGCCGCCAATGAGAAGCCGCCGCTGACCACGCTGCTGATTCTCGGCGTGCAGCACGCGACCCTGTCGCTGCTCTTCATCGTCTACCCGCTGGTGGCGGCGACCGAGGCGGGGCTCTCCTTCGAGAGCACGCAGATCCTCATCACCAGCTGCATCATCTTCATGGCGGTGGCGACGCTGCTGGAATGCTGGCCGCGCACCGGCTCCGGGCTGCTGCTGGTGCAGATTCCGAACATGGCGCATCTGCCGCTGGCGTTGCAGTCCTATGCGGCGGGTGGCCCGGCGGTCTATGTCACGATGAGCCTGATCGCGGCGGTGTCCCAGCTCTCGCTGACGCGCTTCATGAACGCGATGCGCACGCTGTTCCCGCCGGAGATCTGCGGCGTGGCCGTGACCATGCTCGGCGTGGCGCTGGCCGAGCCGTCGCTGCGGCGCATGTTCGGGCTGGGCGAGGGGCCGGATTCGCTGGCCGATGGGCGCTATGTGCTGGTGAGCTTCACCGCGCTGGCGATCATCGTCGTGCTGGCGATCTTCTCGCGCGGCCTGCTGCGGCTCTTCGCGGTCGCCATCGGCGCGGCGATTGGCTGGATCCTCGCCGTCTATACCGGCGTCGCCATTGCCCCGGCCGAGCCGACCTTCTCCTCCCTGCCCTATGTCGATCTGCCGAGCCTTGGCTGGCCGGGTCTTGGCTTCTCCTGGGCCATCGTCCCGGCTGCCGTGATCACCGGCATCATCTCGGCGGTGGACATGCTCGGCACGGTCGTCTCCATGCAGCGCATGGACGATGCTGACTGGCGCCGCGCCGACATGAACCAGGCGGCGCGCGCCATCCGCGCCAACACCGTCAGCGACATGGGCACGGCGGTGACCGGCGGCTTCGCCAGTGCCTCCTCCTCGGCGGCGATCGGCGTGGCCTTCGCCACCGGCAGCACGGCGTGGCGCATCGGCATCGTCTCCGGCGTGGTGATGCTGCTCGCGGCCTTCTCGCCGAAGCTCATCGCCTCGCTGACCGTGATCCCCGCGCCGGTGATCGGCGCCATCCTGCTCTACAGCGCCGCCTTCCTGATCGTCGCCGGCATGGAGCTGATCCTCTCCCGCCGCCTGTCGGACCGGCGCATCTTCACGGTGGGTCTCGCCGTTCTCGCGGGCCTTGCCGTCGCGGTGCTGCCGCAGCTGGTGCATCAGGCGCCCGGCTGGGCGCAGCCGATCCTGGAATCGCCGCTCTCGGTGTCCACGGCGGTCGCGGTCATCCTCAACCTCGTCTTCCAGATCGGCATCCGCCAGACGGCATCGGTGCCGGTGACGGCCGATGACAACCCCTTCACCGCCTCCACCGAGTTCCTTGAGCGGCAGGGCGACCTCTGGGGCGCGCGGCGCGACGTGGTTGCCGCCGCCATCCCCGTTGTGGCCGAGGCGATCGAGACGCTGATCGACACCGGCGTCGCCGAAGACGGGCTGGAGATGGAAGCGCGTTTCGACGAGACCAATTTCGATGTCGTGCTGCTCTACAAGGGCGAGGCCATCGAGATCCCCACGCTGCGGCCCTCGCCGGAAGACCTGCTGGGCGACGCGAAGGCCGTGGCACGTTTCGTCGGCTACATGCTGAGCAAACGGGCCGACAAGCTGGTGCTCGGCAAGCGCGGCGAGCGCCAGGCCCTGACGCTGCGCTTCGAGCACTGACGACCGTTCCGCACCACCACCTGCGCTTGCGCGCCCCGGAGCTTTATGGCTAGCTCGATTTCGCTTGGCCGCCGCTCTCGCGCGTGAGCCAGCCTGACCCGACGGGATTTCACGCCTATGCAGATCGACCGCTTCATCGAAAAGGATGTCGTCATCACCACCGTGAAGGGGCGGCTCGACAGCAGCTCCTCGCACAAGCTGGACGACTTCCTGGCGGAGATCCCGCAGGGCAACAACCCGATCCTGCTCGATTTCGCCGAGCTCACCTATATCAGCTCGGCCGGGCTGCGCGTCGTGCTGAAGGCGACCAAGCTCGCCCGCAGCCAGGGCGTGGCGCTCGCCATTTGCAGCCTCGTGCCGCAGGTGCATGAAGTGTTCGATGTCAGCGGCTTTACCACGCTGATCCCGATCCATCCCAGCCGCGACGCGGCGCTCGCCGCCCTCGCCTAAGTCAACTTCCCCAGCGGCATCCGTCGGCGGGACAGGCCATGATCATCCGGGAGATCGACCTCAGCCTGCCGAACCAGCTCTCGCAGATGGAGGGTCTGGTCGCCGCGCTCGACTTCTTCATCGAGACCTCCGCCATCCCCGCCAAGCCGGCCTATCGCCTGCACCTCGCGGTGGACGAGTTCGTCAACAACGCCGTGGACTATGGCTACAAGGACGGGCGCGCCGGCGAGATCGGCGTGCATCTGCGCCATCTGGGCGAGGCGCTGGAACTCACCCTGTCCGATGATGGCGACGCCTTCGATCCGTTCAACGCCCCCCCGCCGGACCTCGCCGGCACGCTGGACGAGCGCCGGATCGGCGGGCTGGGCGTGCATCTCGTGCGCACGCTGGCCGACAGCTTTGCCTATAAGCGCGAGAATGGCCGCAACGTCGTGACGCTTCGCCTCTCCCTCGCCGGTGAGACCGCGCAGGCGCGGGAAGCCTGAGAGCCCTCGCGGCGGGTCAGCTCGATTCCAGCGCCCGGTGCGCCTGGGTGAAGTCGTTCACCAGCCGGCGCGCCATCCAGACGATCCGCTCGAACAGCATGGTCATGCGGAACAGCGCGTTCTGCGCGCCGGGCGTGATGTCCTGCTGGGCGGAGAGGCGCAGCCGCAGATCTTCCATCAGTTTGTCGCGATGGCCGAGAAGGCCGAGCACCAGCGCGGCATCCTCCGCCCCCAGGCTCTCGCCATGCTCCGCGACCGCGCTCAGCAGCGCGTGCAGCGCCTCGATCAGCCGCTGGGCGGTATCAACCGCCTGCGCCTCGCGGGCCGCCTCGACGAATTCCGCCAGCGCCTCATGCAGCGCCCCGGCATTGGTCGCGCCCTCATCGACCAGCAGCGCGGTCGCCACCTGCTCGCGGGTCAACGCGCCATCGAGCAGCGTGGCGAGATAGGCGCGGATGGTGCCGGCGAGCGACTGGCCGGCGGTCTTCAGCGTCGCCGCCGGCGGCGTGCTCGGCTCGCCCTCGTCGCGCACATGATCGAGCAGCAGCGGCAGGCGGGCGCTGAGCCGCGCCAGCTCGCGCAAGGCGAGGTCGAGCGCGGTTGATGGATCGCCCGCCGCCTCGCGCAGCAGGAAGGCGGGCTGGGCCAGCGTCTCCGCCGGGCTTTCGCGCGTCACCCGCAGCAGCAGGTGCCGGGTCGGCGTTTCCAGCAGGTTGGTGATGAAGGCGCCGCCGATCTGCGCCAGCAGGAACAGGATGGCGATCTGCGCGCCGGCATCCTCGCCCACGAGGCCCAGCGCGCCATCCAGATGGGCGGGAAACAGCGCCGCGATCACGCAGACCAGCGCCAGCAGCGCCGAGCCGGCGACCTTCTGCAGCACCTGCAGGGCGAAGACGATGCGCCCGGACATCGCCTCGCCGGGGATCAGGATGATGTTGTTGACCGAGCCGGCGAGATTGGCGCCCGCCACCAGAGGCAGGGCGGCGCCGAGATCGAGAAGGTCGCTGCCCACCGCCGTCACCGCGATCGCCGCCGCGACGGAGGAGGACTGCGCGGCGAGCGCGAAGGCGGCACCGATGCCCGCCAGCAGCCAGGGGCTACCCACGGCAATCTCCCACAGCGGATTGCCCATTAGGCTCTCACGCATCGGCCCAACCGCGACCGAGACGAGGTGCATGCCGAACAGCAGCAGCGCGGCGCCGAGCGCGGCTTCCATCACGTTGCGCATACGGTCGCCGCGCGCGAGGTTGAAATAGGTGGCGAAGCCGACAATGCCGATGACGATGGCGGCCGGCGTCGCCGTGTCGATGGCAACGATCAGCGGCAGCAGCGCGGTGCCGACATTGGCCCAGGTCGGCGCCAGCAGCGCCGGCCCGTCCGGCAGCACGCCGCCGCGCACGAAGGAGACGATGATCCACGAGACGGCGGTCGAGCTCTGCGTGACCATGCCGGCCACGACGCCGCTGATCGCCGTGCTCAACGGCGCCCG
Above is a window of Ancylobacter sp. WKF20 DNA encoding:
- a CDS encoding solute carrier family 23 protein: MPRKPQNILYAANEKPPLTTLLILGVQHATLSLLFIVYPLVAATEAGLSFESTQILITSCIIFMAVATLLECWPRTGSGLLLVQIPNMAHLPLALQSYAAGGPAVYVTMSLIAAVSQLSLTRFMNAMRTLFPPEICGVAVTMLGVALAEPSLRRMFGLGEGPDSLADGRYVLVSFTALAIIVVLAIFSRGLLRLFAVAIGAAIGWILAVYTGVAIAPAEPTFSSLPYVDLPSLGWPGLGFSWAIVPAAVITGIISAVDMLGTVVSMQRMDDADWRRADMNQAARAIRANTVSDMGTAVTGGFASASSSAAIGVAFATGSTAWRIGIVSGVVMLLAAFSPKLIASLTVIPAPVIGAILLYSAAFLIVAGMELILSRRLSDRRIFTVGLAVLAGLAVAVLPQLVHQAPGWAQPILESPLSVSTAVAVILNLVFQIGIRQTASVPVTADDNPFTASTEFLERQGDLWGARRDVVAAAIPVVAEAIETLIDTGVAEDGLEMEARFDETNFDVVLLYKGEAIEIPTLRPSPEDLLGDAKAVARFVGYMLSKRADKLVLGKRGERQALTLRFEH
- a CDS encoding SapC family protein; translation: MSDLPLFYSSVVPLDSQAHRAHGVSTAADRFGFAARAHIIPAVAEEFAAAAREIPIVFAPAGTGHSAVFLCGLKAQSNLFISEGRWNGGYLPAYLRRFPFILGERPAGDPLICVDTGHAGFGVGEGVERLFDDEGKATPALNATVKLVTEYAGAAKRTEQLCAKLGEFDLLRSVTLDVKTPEGASASVHGLFIVDEAKFAAISEAALLELRRLNFLGAIYAHLFSLGATQSLAARMKDGAVKTAA
- a CDS encoding STAS domain-containing protein, with product MQIDRFIEKDVVITTVKGRLDSSSSHKLDDFLAEIPQGNNPILLDFAELTYISSAGLRVVLKATKLARSQGVALAICSLVPQVHEVFDVSGFTTLIPIHPSRDAALAALA
- a CDS encoding ATP-binding protein → MIIREIDLSLPNQLSQMEGLVAALDFFIETSAIPAKPAYRLHLAVDEFVNNAVDYGYKDGRAGEIGVHLRHLGEALELTLSDDGDAFDPFNAPPPDLAGTLDERRIGGLGVHLVRTLADSFAYKRENGRNVVTLRLSLAGETAQAREA
- a CDS encoding LysR family transcriptional regulator: MDRFEAMSVLMAVVEAGSLSAGARRLNAPLATISRKVTELEQHLGTRLLVRSSRGLTLTDAGRAFVAASRRILEDLEAAERQAAGEYSAPRGWLQVTAPISFGERHLLPVALAFLAEQPEIDLRLMLADRQINLADEHVDIALRIGHLADSSLIATRVGAVRRVICASPAYLARRGVPHQPEDLAGHDGISFQGFAVAPEWRYRRDSAAFAVEPRPRLAVNTTEAAIQAALAGLGIIRVLSYQVADELRAGRLQELLPTFAPEPLPVNLIYPEAGLMPLKVRCFMDWAVPRLRARLADLG
- a CDS encoding nuclear transport factor 2 family protein produces the protein MATAEPDYDQLLRANLERVFNERDDEARARAIDALFAADPVMYEPDNIVEGRAAVSAIAGKLLEQFGPTFRFTATGRAVGHHGLAVLRWEAGPAGGPVAVTGTDAARIVDGRIAELWVLLNAPEV
- a CDS encoding Na+/Picotransporter; this translates as MGPVGFLLSGLGLFFIGVRGLSANLVPLVGRRARAAFAGALRAPLSTAISGVVAGMVTQSSTAVSWIIVSFVRGGVLPDGPALLAPTWANVGTALLPLIVAIDTATPAAIVIGIVGFATYFNLARGDRMRNVMEAALGAALLLFGMHLVSVAVGPMRESLMGNPLWEIAVGSPWLLAGIGAAFALAAQSSSVAAAIAVTAVGSDLLDLGAALPLVAGANLAGSVNNIILIPGEAMSGRIVFALQVLQKVAGSALLALVCVIAALFPAHLDGALGLVGEDAGAQIAILFLLAQIGGAFITNLLETPTRHLLLRVTRESPAETLAQPAFLLREAAGDPSTALDLALRELARLSARLPLLLDHVRDEGEPSTPPAATLKTAGQSLAGTIRAYLATLLDGALTREQVATALLVDEGATNAGALHEALAEFVEAAREAQAVDTAQRLIEALHALLSAVAEHGESLGAEDAALVLGLLGHRDKLMEDLRLRLSAQQDITPGAQNALFRMTMLFERIVWMARRLVNDFTQAHRALESS
- a CDS encoding MBL fold metallo-hydrolase; its protein translation is MPHLSRRAFATGLPLGIVGGGLLPLLTPTASLAATSATAASAGVATVTPLAQITIGRFTVTALTDGYADMPYTYFPGQTAAQVEQEAVAQFVARPSGVRFLFNQYLIEDGTRRILIDTGAAGSIGKTGALPQALAAIGLRPDQIDAVIVTHLHQDHMGGLVLGGKNNYPNAELFIDRRDVKHWTDPAKRAGAPDYLQTSFRMAEEVVRLYPKLQAIDGEREIAPGISIVDLTGHTPGHIGVRVADGGKSLIMVSDMVFPVVHPGATDVFFLFEQDRPAAQAMRERFFSRAASDNTLIAATHMPFPGLGRIVNDRGQMRWQVADWALQN